In one window of Cheilinus undulatus linkage group 23, ASM1832078v1, whole genome shotgun sequence DNA:
- the dyrk2 gene encoding dual specificity tyrosine-phosphorylation-regulated kinase 2, with product MLTKKPGTSVLPTGKAGEPVYSPGHSGSQTTSPVALPRLHNNNHNPLTGGSKAAMSDAVQLSSQSQVHVTQLYEENTNKRPVLTSQPNGLAPLSSTRPGLPLPDRQTSTSETPHHCRQGSATSNKSTDSKPKPTALSPEQAMKQFMSKMSSFEHHEVFSYPEVFFVGPNAKKRSGVMGGANNGGYDDDQGSYIHVPHDHISYRYEVLKVIGKGSFGQVVKAFDHKCQAHVALKMVRNEKRFHRQAAEEIRILEHLKKQDKDSSMNVIHMLENFTFRNHICMTFELLSMNLYELIKKNKFQGFSLPLVRKFAHSILQCLDSLHKNRIIHCDLKPENILLKQQGRSGIKVIDFGSSCYEHQRVYTYIQSRFYRAPEVILGSRYGMPIDMWSLGCILAELLTGYPLLPGEDEADQLACIIEILGMPSQKLLDASKRAKNFVSSKGYPRYCTVTTLPDGTTVLNGGRSRRGKVRGPPGSRDWSAALKGCDDPLFLDFLKQCLEWDPALRMTPSQALRHPWLRRRLPKPPSGTTTGDKTSSSSKRGTTTTDGTITSISKLATTSSTTTSSSSKTRTNLAAITDANGNIQPRTVLPKLVS from the exons gCAAAGCGGGCGAGCCGGTCTACTCTCCTGGTCACAGTGGATCTCAGACGACGTCGCCTGTCGCCCTGCCGCGGCtccacaacaacaaccacaatcCTCTGACG GGAGGCTCTAAAGCCGCCATGTCGGACGCCGTCCAGCTCTCGTCGCAGTCGCAGGTCCACGTCACGCAGCTGTACGAGGAGAACACCAACAAGCGCCCGGTCCTCACCTCCCAGCCCAACGGCCTGGCTCCTCTCAGCTCCACCCGGCCGGGCCTGCCGCTGCCCGACCGCCAGACGTCGACCTCGGAGACGCCCCACCACTGCCGGCAGGGCAGCGCCACCTCCAACAAGTCGACGGACAGCAAGCCAAAGCCCACCGCCCTGTCCCCCGAGCAGGCCATGAAGCAGTTCATGTCCAAGATGTCGTCGTTCGAGCACCATGAGGTCTTCAGCTACCCAGAAG tGTTTTTTGTTGGTCCGAATGCCAAGAAGAGATCAGGGGTGATGGGTGGAGCCAACAATGGCGGCTATGATGACGATCAGGGATCCTATATCCACGTTCCACATGACCACATCTCGTACCGCTACGAAGTCCTCAAGGTCATCGGAAAGGGCAGCTTTGGACAG gtCGTGAAAGCCTTTGACCACAAGTGTCAGGCCCACGTGGCTCTGAAGATGGTCCGCAATGAGAAGCGCTTCCACCGGCAGGCGGCAGAGGAGATTCGCATCCTGGAGCACCTGAAGAAGCAGGACAAGGACTCGAGCATGAACGTCATCCACATGCTGGAGAACTTCACCTTCAGGAACCACATCTGCATGACCTTCGAGCTGCTCAGCATGAACCTGTACGAGCTCATCAAGAAGAACAAGTTCCAGGGCTTCAGCCTCCCGCTGGTCAGGAAGTTTGCCCACTCTATCCTTCAGTGTCTGGACTCGCTGCATAAGAACCGCATCATCCACTGCGACCTCAAACCCGAGAACATTTTACTCAAGCAGCAGGGACGCAGTGGCATCAAG gTCATAGATTTTGGCTCCAGCTGTTATGAACATCAGAGAGTTTACACATACATTCAGTCCAGGTTCTACAGAGCGCCGGAGGTCATTCTGG GCTCCAGGTACGGGATGCCGATTGACATGTGGTCCCTGGGCTGCATCCTGGCTGAGCTGCTCACTGGTTACCCTCTGTTACCGGGCGAAGACGAAGCCGACCAGCTTGCCTGCATCATCGAAATTCTGGGCATGCCCAGTCAGAAGCTCCTTGACGCCTCCAAGAGAGCAAAGAACTTTGTGTCGTCTAAAGGCTACCCGCGATACTGCACCGTCACCACCCTCCCTGATGGCACCACCGTCTTGAACGGTGGCCGCTCACGGCGAGGTAAAGTACGTGGCCCGCCAGGTAGCAGGGACTGGAGCGCAGCGCTGAAGGGCTGCGACGACCCGCTGTTCCTGGACTTCCTCAAACAGTGTCTGGAGTGGGATCCAGCGCTCAGGATGACGCCCAGCCAGGCGCTACGCCACCCGTGGCTGAGGAGACGACTTCCCAAACCACCATCAGGAACAACCACAGGGGATaagacctcctcctcctccaaacGGGGAACCACCACCACCGACGGCACCATCACCTCCATCTCCAAGCTCGCCACCACCTCCTCAACCACAACGTCCTCCTCCTCCAAAACCAGGACTAACTTGGCGGCGATCACCGATGCCAACGGAAACATCCAACCTCGGACGGTTCTGCCCAAGCTGGTCAGCTGA